One Chroicocephalus ridibundus chromosome 21, bChrRid1.1, whole genome shotgun sequence DNA segment encodes these proteins:
- the ARHGEF11 gene encoding rho guanine nucleotide exchange factor 11 isoform X11, whose amino-acid sequence MSVRPPQALDRLSSLSSLGDSPSERRSPGHHRQPSDSSETTGLVQRCVIIQKDQHGFGFTVSGDRVVLVQSVRPGGAAMRAGVQEGDRIVKVNGTMVTNSSHLEVVKLIKSGAYVALTLLGSPPPSVGLSGSQQDVSTAGAPRVTPACPPPPPPPPLPPPQRITDPKPLQDPEVQKHATQILRNMLRQEEAELQRFYEAYSRNPATAVEEQIEGARRRVSQLQLKILQETGGSMDSGRLCSDSSSAGFRVMEGRLSLDSQDGDSGLESGTERFPSVSEMSLNRNSVLSDHGLDSPRTSPVITARLFQHHRRQGSDTPFAPSAEQGSDRTGRPLIIGPEEDCDPGYFNNECDSLFQDLGKLKSRPAHLGVFLRYILSQADPSPLLFYLCTDVCQQTTAKDSRVLGKDIWNIFLDRNAPLRVKVSEQLLAEIETRLRNGDDVRAALFEAQEMVMPEIQEQIQDYRTKRTMGLGSLYGENDLLDLDGDPQKERQVAEKQLAQLGDILSKYEEDRSSPMAFALSTYMNHTGIRSREPRVAGTSEKAQSLPDRDKWLPFFPKTKKSGSAKKEKDAMEDKKRNPILKYIGKPKISSQSTFHVPLSPVEVKPGNVRNIIQHFENNQHYESQEPGAQRLSTGSFPEDLLESDSSRAEVKLGRSESLKGREEMKKSRKAENVPRSRSDVDMDAAAEATRLHQSASSSASSLSTRSLENPTPPYTPKMGRRSIESPNLGFGVDPFLPHLLEDEQGQLSDLEPELDSQNWQHTVSRELVANLPQKEIDRQEVINELFATEGSHLRILRVLDLLFYQRMKKEGLLSREELALLFPNLPDLIEIHNSLSESMKKLREEGPIIKEIGDLMLSRFDGLAKEEIQQVAADFCSYQSIALELIKTKQRKETRFQIFMQEAESNPQCRRLQLKDLIISEMQRLTKYPLLLENIIKHTEAGTSEHDKLCRARDQCRDILKYVNEAVKRAENRHRLEGYQKRLDATSLERTSNPLAAEFKSLDLTSRRMIHEGPLTWRIGKDKTVDLHVLLLEDLLVLLQKQDEKLVLKCHSKTALGSSDNKQTFSPVLKLNSVLIRSVATDKRALFIICTSELGPQIYELVALTSSEKNTWMELLEEAVQSATRNATFPPKRRTPEPTRAAPSGLVLPDPDVSPILSRGASSGAEAETEDCSSADDNPTALLGREKPPALLEEPGSSEVEEGEEELPAAPLPTGAGVGGDDTPPAQRPGPPTRLPLPGALGTEGLAEAALEDVENLRLLILRRLLPCRDAEPEDDLTPTPSVIGGGGGGQAWDSVLSSQDSASQEVLAEPPSATQDTKPPSSRGEPEEPGPAAEEPSSYKVVRKAQAEGAKEATPSPGGSQSETELQEGGGANVDGNYFYVSMPTAPPQPAGPPHPAPPPSAPWGSPQEAPPRPSPTEGSPDPPAPLRDVDLIFRTIEQLTLKLNRLKAVETAHRDLLRSLGRSSSTHVTPLGGSAPPETDGWAQPPPSPDGDSPLSRALRSLQGPAANAPGSRAPLAEDPAGDAGL is encoded by the exons gtTAAGCAGCCTGTCTTCCCTGGGTGATTCCCCTTCAGAGCGCAGGTCTCCCGGGCACCACCGCCAGCCCTCCGACTCCTCCGAAACCACAG gtctGGTCCAGCGCTGCGTCATCATCCAGAAGGACCAGCATGGCTTCGGCTTCACCGTCAGCGGGGACCGCGTCGTCCTGGTGCAGTCGGTGCGGCCAG GGGGGGCTGCCATGAGAGccggggtgcaggagggggacCGCATAGTCAAG GTGAACGGCACGATGGTGACCAACAGCTCCCACCTGGAAGTGGTGAAGTTAATCAAGT CCGGCGCCTACGTCGCTCTCACCCTCCTGGGCTCTCCCCCTCCTTCGGTGGGGCTCTCCGGTTCTCAGCAAGACGTGAGCACGGCGGGGGCTCCCCGCgtcacccctgcctgccccccaccgcctcccccgccgccgctccctccgCCGCAGCGCATCACCGACCCCAAGCCCCTGCAG GACCCCGAAGTCCAGAAGCACGCGACGCAGATTCTCCGGAACATGCtgcggcaggaggaggcagagttACAG CGTTTCTACGAGGCGTACAGCCGAAACCCTGCCACCGCGGTGGAGGAGCAGATCGAGGGGGCGCGCCGGCGGGTCAGCCAGCTGCAGCTCAAAATCCTCCAGGAGACTGGTGGCTCCATG GATTCGGGGCGGCTGTGCAGCGACTCCAGCTCGGCCGGTTTCAGGGTGATGGAAG gaCGCCTCTCCCTGGACTCGCAGGACGGTGACAGCGGGTTGGAGTCCGGGACGGAGCGGTTCCCCTCCGTGAGCGAG ATGTCCCTGAACCGCAACTCCGTCCTCTCCGACCACGGCCTGGACAGCCCGCGAACCTCCCCGGTCATCACCGCCCGCCTCTTCCAGCACCATCGCCGGCAGGGCTCCGACACCCCCTTCGCCCCCTCGGCCGAGCAG GGGTCGGACCGGACAGGACGACCCCTCATCATCGGGCCGGAGGAGGATTGTGACCCAGGATATTTCAATAACGAG TGCGACTCCCTCTTCCAGGACCTGGGCAAGCTGAAATCCCGGCCGGCGCATCTGGGGGTCTTCTTGCGCTACATCCTCTCCCAGGCAGATCCCAGCCCCCTG CTCTTCTACTTATGCACGGACGTTTGCCAGCAGACCACCGCCAAGGATTCCCGGGTCTTGGGGAAGGACATCTGGAACATCTTCTTGGACAGGAACGCG ccgCTCCGAGTGAAAGTGTCTGAGCAACTCCTGGCCGAGATCG AGACTCGCCTGCGGAATGGGGACGATGTCCGAGCCGCCCTCTTTGAAGCTCAGGAGATGGTGATGCCCGAGATACAGGAACAGATCCAGGACTACAG AACAAAGCGCACCATGGGCCTGGGGAGCCTGTACGGGGAGAACGACCTCTTGGACCTGGACGGGGACCCCCAGAAAGAGCGGCAAGTGGCCGAGAAGCAGCTGGCCCAGCTGGGCGATATACT gtcAAAATATGAGGAGGACAGAAG ctctCCCATGGCCTTTGCCCTCAGCACGTATATGAACCACACAGGCATCCGCAGCCGGGAGCCCCGGGTGGCCGGCACCAGCGAGAAGGCACAGTCCCTCCCGGACAGGGACAAGTGGCTGCCCTTCTTCCCCAAGACCAAGAAG AGCGGCAGCGCGAAGAAGGAAAAGGATGCTATGGAAGACAAGAAGCGCAACCCCATCCTCAAGTACATTGGGAAGCCCAAAATCTCCTCCCAGAGCA catttcATGTCCCTTTGTCCCCCGTTGAAG TCAAACCCGGCAATGTGAGGAACATCATCCAGCACTTTGAGAACAACCAGCATTACGAGAGCCAGGAGCCCGGCGCCCAGCGTCTCTCCACGGGCAGCTTCCCCGAGGACCTGCTGGAGTCGGACAG CTCCCGCGCTGAGGTCAAGCTGGGCCGCTCGGAGAGCTTGAAGGGCCGGGAGGAGATGAAGAAATCCCGGAAAGCGGAAAATGTGCCTCGGTCCCGTAGCGATGTGGACATGGATGCCGCAGCCGAGGCCACGAGGCTTCACCAGTCGGCGTCATCTTCCGCTTCCAGCCTGTCCACAAG gtCGCTGGAAAATCCCACCCCCCCGTACACGCCGAAGATGGGACGCAG GAGCATCGAGTCGCCCAACCTGGGGTTCGGCGTGGATCCTTTCCTGCCCCATCTCCTGGAGGACGAGCAGGGCCAGCTTTCCGACCTGGAACCCGAGCTGGACTCCCAGAACTGGCAGCACACGGTCAGCCGGGAGCTGGTGGCCAACCTGCCGCAGAAGGAGATCGATCGGCAAGAGGTGATCAACG AGCTCTTTGCCACCGAAGGGTCTCACCTCCGCATCCTCCGAGTCCTCGACCTCCTCTTTTACCAGCGGATGAAGAAGGAGGGCCTGCTATCCCGGGAAGAGCTGGCGCTCCTCTTCCCCAACCTCCCTGACCTGATAGAAATCCACA ATTCTCTTTCCGAATCCATGAAGAAGCTCCGGGAAGAAGGACCAATCATCAAAGAAATTGGGGATCTCATGCTGTCTCGG ttCGACGGCCTGGCTAAAGAGGAAATCCAGCAAGTGGCTGCTGACTTCTGCTCTTACCAGTCCATCGCCCTAGAGCTGATCAAAACCAAGCAGCGCAAGGAGACCCGTTTCCAGATCTTCATGCAG GAAGCAGAAAGCAATCCGCAGTGCCGGCGCCTGCAGCTGAAGGACTTGATCATCTCCGAAATGCAGCGCCTGACCAAGTACccgctgctgctggagaacatcATCAAACACACCGAGg CGGGCACCTCGGAGCACGACAAGCTGTGCCGAGCCCGGGACCAGTGCCGGGACATCCTCAAGTACGTGAACGAGGCGGTGAAACGAGCGGAGAACCGGCATCGGCTGGAGGGCTACCAGAAACGCCTGGATGCCACCTCGCTGGAGAGGACCAGCAACCCCCTGGCTGCCGAGTTCAAG AGCCTGGACCTCACCTCCCGGCGCATGATCCACGAAGGGCCCCTCACCTGGCGCATCGGCAAGGACAAGACTGTGG acctgCACGTGCTGCTCCTGGAGgacctcctggtgctgctgcagaagcaggacGAGAAACTGGTGCTCAAGTGCCACAGCAAGACGGCGCTGGGCTCTTCGGACAACAAACAGACCTTCAGCCCCGTCCTCAAGCTCAATTCGGTGCTCATCCGCTCCGTGGCCACAG atAAACGAgccctcttcatcatctgcaccTCGGAGCTGGGACCCCAGATCTATGAGCTGGTGGCGCTGACGTCCTCCGAGAAAAACAC GtggatggagctgctggaggaggcggTGCAGAGTGCCACCAGGAATGCCACTTTCCCCCCCAAGCGCCGGACGCCGGAGCCCACCCGTGCGGCACCCTCCGG CCTGGTGTTACCGGACCCTGATGTGTCCCCCATCCTGTCCCGAGGTGCCAGCTCCGGAGCGGAGGCAGAGACAGAGGATTGCTCCTCAG CGGACGACAATCCCACCGCGCTCCTGGGCAGGGAGAAGCCCCCGGCGCTGCTGGAGGAGCCGGGGAGCAGcgaggtggaggaaggggaggaagagctgcctgcagccccgctgcccaCGGGAGCTGGCGTGGGGGGGGAtgacacccccccagcccagcggcCGGGACCCCCCACGCGTCTGCCGCTCCCGGGAGCCCTGGGCACGGAGGGGCTGGCCGAGGCGGCGCTGGAAGATG tGGAGAACCTGCGGCTCCTGATCCTCCGGAGGCTCCTGCCTTGCCGGGACGCGGAGCCTGAGGACGACCTGACGCCCACGCCGTCGGTCatcggggggggcggcggcggccaggccTGGGACTCGGTGCTCTCCAGTCAGGATTCGGCCTCCCAGGAGGTGCTGGCGGAGCCCCCCAGCGCCACCCAGGACACGAAGCCGCCGTCGAGCCGGGGGGAgccggaggagccggggccgGCTGCCGAGGAGCCGAGCAGCTACAAAGTCGTGCGGAAAG CCCAGGCGGAGGGTGCCAAGGAGGCCACGCCCTCGCCAGGCGGCAGCCAATCAGAAACTGAGCTGCAGGAAGGAGGCGGAGCTAATGTAGATG GCAACTACTTCTACGTCAGCATGCCCACGGCACCCCCCCAGCCCGCGGGACCCCCGCACCCCGCGCCGCCCCCCAGCGCCCCCTGGGGCTCCCCGCAGGAGGcgcccccccggcccagccccaccGAGGGGTCcccggacccccccgcccccctgcgcGACGTGGACCTCATCTTTCGCACCATCGAGCAGCTGACGCTCAAGCTCAACAGGCTGAAA GCTGTGGAAACGGCCCACCGGGACTTGCTGCGGTCCCTGGGGCGCAGCTCCTCGACCCACGTCACCCCCCtggggggctcggcccccccGGAGACGGACGGTTGGGCccagccgccccccagccccgacGGCGACAGCCCTTTGTCCCGCGCCCTCCGGAGCCTGCAGGGTCCTGCCGCCAACGCCCCAG GCTCCAGAGCCCCCCTCGCCGAGGACCCCGCTGGCGACGCCGGCCTTTAG
- the ARHGEF11 gene encoding rho guanine nucleotide exchange factor 11 isoform X12, translated as MSVRPPQALDRLSSLSSLGDSPSERRSPGHHRQPSDSSETTGLVQRCVIIQKDQHGFGFTVSGDRVVLVQSVRPGGAAMRAGVQEGDRIVKVNGTMVTNSSHLEVVKLIKSGAYVALTLLGSPPPSVGLSGSQQDVSTAGAPRVTPACPPPPPPPPLPPPQRITDPKPLQDPEVQKHATQILRNMLRQEEAELQRFYEAYSRNPATAVEEQIEGARRRVSQLQLKILQETGGSMDSGRLCSDSSSAGFRVMEGRLSLDSQDGDSGLESGTERFPSVSEMSLNRNSVLSDHGLDSPRTSPVITARLFQHHRRQGSDTPFAPSAEQGSDRTGRPLIIGPEEDCDPGYFNNECDSLFQDLGKLKSRPAHLGVFLRYILSQADPSPLLFYLCTDVCQQTTAKDSRVLGKDIWNIFLDRNAPLRVKVSEQLLAEIETRLRNGDDVRAALFEAQEMVMPEIQEQIQDYRTKRTMGLGSLYGENDLLDLDGDPQKERQVAEKQLAQLGDILSKYEEDRSSPMAFALSTYMNHTGIRSREPRVAGTSEKAQSLPDRDKWLPFFPKTKKSGSAKKEKDAMEDKKRNPILKYIGKPKISSQSIKPGNVRNIIQHFENNQHYESQEPGAQRLSTGSFPEDLLESDSSRAEVKLGRSESLKGREEMKKSRKAENVPRSRSDVDMDAAAEATRLHQSASSSASSLSTRSLENPTPPYTPKMGRRSIESPNLGFGVDPFLPHLLEDEQGQLSDLEPELDSQNWQHTVSRELVANLPQKEIDRQEVINELFATEGSHLRILRVLDLLFYQRMKKEGLLSREELALLFPNLPDLIEIHNSLSESMKKLREEGPIIKEIGDLMLSRFDGLAKEEIQQVAADFCSYQSIALELIKTKQRKETRFQIFMQEAESNPQCRRLQLKDLIISEMQRLTKYPLLLENIIKHTEAGTSEHDKLCRARDQCRDILKYVNEAVKRAENRHRLEGYQKRLDATSLERTSNPLAAEFKSLDLTSRRMIHEGPLTWRIGKDKTVDLHVLLLEDLLVLLQKQDEKLVLKCHSKTALGSSDNKQTFSPVLKLNSVLIRSVATDKRALFIICTSELGPQIYELVALTSSEKNTWMELLEEAVQSATRNATFPPKRRTPEPTRAAPSGLVLPDPDVSPILSRGASSGAEAETEDCSSADDNPTALLGREKPPALLEEPGSSEVEEGEEELPAAPLPTGAGVGGDDTPPAQRPGPPTRLPLPGALGTEGLAEAALEDVENLRLLILRRLLPCRDAEPEDDLTPTPSVIGGGGGGQAWDSVLSSQDSASQEVLAEPPSATQDTKPPSSRGEPEEPGPAAEEPSSYKVVRKAQAEGAKEATPSPGGSQSETELQEGGGANVDGNYFYVSMPTAPPQPAGPPHPAPPPSAPWGSPQEAPPRPSPTEGSPDPPAPLRDVDLIFRTIEQLTLKLNRLKAVETAHRDLLRSLGRSSSTHVTPLGGSAPPETDGWAQPPPSPDGDSPLSRALRSLQGPAANAPGSRAPLAEDPAGDAGL; from the exons gtTAAGCAGCCTGTCTTCCCTGGGTGATTCCCCTTCAGAGCGCAGGTCTCCCGGGCACCACCGCCAGCCCTCCGACTCCTCCGAAACCACAG gtctGGTCCAGCGCTGCGTCATCATCCAGAAGGACCAGCATGGCTTCGGCTTCACCGTCAGCGGGGACCGCGTCGTCCTGGTGCAGTCGGTGCGGCCAG GGGGGGCTGCCATGAGAGccggggtgcaggagggggacCGCATAGTCAAG GTGAACGGCACGATGGTGACCAACAGCTCCCACCTGGAAGTGGTGAAGTTAATCAAGT CCGGCGCCTACGTCGCTCTCACCCTCCTGGGCTCTCCCCCTCCTTCGGTGGGGCTCTCCGGTTCTCAGCAAGACGTGAGCACGGCGGGGGCTCCCCGCgtcacccctgcctgccccccaccgcctcccccgccgccgctccctccgCCGCAGCGCATCACCGACCCCAAGCCCCTGCAG GACCCCGAAGTCCAGAAGCACGCGACGCAGATTCTCCGGAACATGCtgcggcaggaggaggcagagttACAG CGTTTCTACGAGGCGTACAGCCGAAACCCTGCCACCGCGGTGGAGGAGCAGATCGAGGGGGCGCGCCGGCGGGTCAGCCAGCTGCAGCTCAAAATCCTCCAGGAGACTGGTGGCTCCATG GATTCGGGGCGGCTGTGCAGCGACTCCAGCTCGGCCGGTTTCAGGGTGATGGAAG gaCGCCTCTCCCTGGACTCGCAGGACGGTGACAGCGGGTTGGAGTCCGGGACGGAGCGGTTCCCCTCCGTGAGCGAG ATGTCCCTGAACCGCAACTCCGTCCTCTCCGACCACGGCCTGGACAGCCCGCGAACCTCCCCGGTCATCACCGCCCGCCTCTTCCAGCACCATCGCCGGCAGGGCTCCGACACCCCCTTCGCCCCCTCGGCCGAGCAG GGGTCGGACCGGACAGGACGACCCCTCATCATCGGGCCGGAGGAGGATTGTGACCCAGGATATTTCAATAACGAG TGCGACTCCCTCTTCCAGGACCTGGGCAAGCTGAAATCCCGGCCGGCGCATCTGGGGGTCTTCTTGCGCTACATCCTCTCCCAGGCAGATCCCAGCCCCCTG CTCTTCTACTTATGCACGGACGTTTGCCAGCAGACCACCGCCAAGGATTCCCGGGTCTTGGGGAAGGACATCTGGAACATCTTCTTGGACAGGAACGCG ccgCTCCGAGTGAAAGTGTCTGAGCAACTCCTGGCCGAGATCG AGACTCGCCTGCGGAATGGGGACGATGTCCGAGCCGCCCTCTTTGAAGCTCAGGAGATGGTGATGCCCGAGATACAGGAACAGATCCAGGACTACAG AACAAAGCGCACCATGGGCCTGGGGAGCCTGTACGGGGAGAACGACCTCTTGGACCTGGACGGGGACCCCCAGAAAGAGCGGCAAGTGGCCGAGAAGCAGCTGGCCCAGCTGGGCGATATACT gtcAAAATATGAGGAGGACAGAAG ctctCCCATGGCCTTTGCCCTCAGCACGTATATGAACCACACAGGCATCCGCAGCCGGGAGCCCCGGGTGGCCGGCACCAGCGAGAAGGCACAGTCCCTCCCGGACAGGGACAAGTGGCTGCCCTTCTTCCCCAAGACCAAGAAG AGCGGCAGCGCGAAGAAGGAAAAGGATGCTATGGAAGACAAGAAGCGCAACCCCATCCTCAAGTACATTGGGAAGCCCAAAATCTCCTCCCAGAGCA TCAAACCCGGCAATGTGAGGAACATCATCCAGCACTTTGAGAACAACCAGCATTACGAGAGCCAGGAGCCCGGCGCCCAGCGTCTCTCCACGGGCAGCTTCCCCGAGGACCTGCTGGAGTCGGACAG CTCCCGCGCTGAGGTCAAGCTGGGCCGCTCGGAGAGCTTGAAGGGCCGGGAGGAGATGAAGAAATCCCGGAAAGCGGAAAATGTGCCTCGGTCCCGTAGCGATGTGGACATGGATGCCGCAGCCGAGGCCACGAGGCTTCACCAGTCGGCGTCATCTTCCGCTTCCAGCCTGTCCACAAG gtCGCTGGAAAATCCCACCCCCCCGTACACGCCGAAGATGGGACGCAG GAGCATCGAGTCGCCCAACCTGGGGTTCGGCGTGGATCCTTTCCTGCCCCATCTCCTGGAGGACGAGCAGGGCCAGCTTTCCGACCTGGAACCCGAGCTGGACTCCCAGAACTGGCAGCACACGGTCAGCCGGGAGCTGGTGGCCAACCTGCCGCAGAAGGAGATCGATCGGCAAGAGGTGATCAACG AGCTCTTTGCCACCGAAGGGTCTCACCTCCGCATCCTCCGAGTCCTCGACCTCCTCTTTTACCAGCGGATGAAGAAGGAGGGCCTGCTATCCCGGGAAGAGCTGGCGCTCCTCTTCCCCAACCTCCCTGACCTGATAGAAATCCACA ATTCTCTTTCCGAATCCATGAAGAAGCTCCGGGAAGAAGGACCAATCATCAAAGAAATTGGGGATCTCATGCTGTCTCGG ttCGACGGCCTGGCTAAAGAGGAAATCCAGCAAGTGGCTGCTGACTTCTGCTCTTACCAGTCCATCGCCCTAGAGCTGATCAAAACCAAGCAGCGCAAGGAGACCCGTTTCCAGATCTTCATGCAG GAAGCAGAAAGCAATCCGCAGTGCCGGCGCCTGCAGCTGAAGGACTTGATCATCTCCGAAATGCAGCGCCTGACCAAGTACccgctgctgctggagaacatcATCAAACACACCGAGg CGGGCACCTCGGAGCACGACAAGCTGTGCCGAGCCCGGGACCAGTGCCGGGACATCCTCAAGTACGTGAACGAGGCGGTGAAACGAGCGGAGAACCGGCATCGGCTGGAGGGCTACCAGAAACGCCTGGATGCCACCTCGCTGGAGAGGACCAGCAACCCCCTGGCTGCCGAGTTCAAG AGCCTGGACCTCACCTCCCGGCGCATGATCCACGAAGGGCCCCTCACCTGGCGCATCGGCAAGGACAAGACTGTGG acctgCACGTGCTGCTCCTGGAGgacctcctggtgctgctgcagaagcaggacGAGAAACTGGTGCTCAAGTGCCACAGCAAGACGGCGCTGGGCTCTTCGGACAACAAACAGACCTTCAGCCCCGTCCTCAAGCTCAATTCGGTGCTCATCCGCTCCGTGGCCACAG atAAACGAgccctcttcatcatctgcaccTCGGAGCTGGGACCCCAGATCTATGAGCTGGTGGCGCTGACGTCCTCCGAGAAAAACAC GtggatggagctgctggaggaggcggTGCAGAGTGCCACCAGGAATGCCACTTTCCCCCCCAAGCGCCGGACGCCGGAGCCCACCCGTGCGGCACCCTCCGG CCTGGTGTTACCGGACCCTGATGTGTCCCCCATCCTGTCCCGAGGTGCCAGCTCCGGAGCGGAGGCAGAGACAGAGGATTGCTCCTCAG CGGACGACAATCCCACCGCGCTCCTGGGCAGGGAGAAGCCCCCGGCGCTGCTGGAGGAGCCGGGGAGCAGcgaggtggaggaaggggaggaagagctgcctgcagccccgctgcccaCGGGAGCTGGCGTGGGGGGGGAtgacacccccccagcccagcggcCGGGACCCCCCACGCGTCTGCCGCTCCCGGGAGCCCTGGGCACGGAGGGGCTGGCCGAGGCGGCGCTGGAAGATG tGGAGAACCTGCGGCTCCTGATCCTCCGGAGGCTCCTGCCTTGCCGGGACGCGGAGCCTGAGGACGACCTGACGCCCACGCCGTCGGTCatcggggggggcggcggcggccaggccTGGGACTCGGTGCTCTCCAGTCAGGATTCGGCCTCCCAGGAGGTGCTGGCGGAGCCCCCCAGCGCCACCCAGGACACGAAGCCGCCGTCGAGCCGGGGGGAgccggaggagccggggccgGCTGCCGAGGAGCCGAGCAGCTACAAAGTCGTGCGGAAAG CCCAGGCGGAGGGTGCCAAGGAGGCCACGCCCTCGCCAGGCGGCAGCCAATCAGAAACTGAGCTGCAGGAAGGAGGCGGAGCTAATGTAGATG GCAACTACTTCTACGTCAGCATGCCCACGGCACCCCCCCAGCCCGCGGGACCCCCGCACCCCGCGCCGCCCCCCAGCGCCCCCTGGGGCTCCCCGCAGGAGGcgcccccccggcccagccccaccGAGGGGTCcccggacccccccgcccccctgcgcGACGTGGACCTCATCTTTCGCACCATCGAGCAGCTGACGCTCAAGCTCAACAGGCTGAAA GCTGTGGAAACGGCCCACCGGGACTTGCTGCGGTCCCTGGGGCGCAGCTCCTCGACCCACGTCACCCCCCtggggggctcggcccccccGGAGACGGACGGTTGGGCccagccgccccccagccccgacGGCGACAGCCCTTTGTCCCGCGCCCTCCGGAGCCTGCAGGGTCCTGCCGCCAACGCCCCAG GCTCCAGAGCCCCCCTCGCCGAGGACCCCGCTGGCGACGCCGGCCTTTAG